The DNA region AGTCGGTCTCAGCGGCGGTATTGCCATCCGTTCAGCTAATCTGGCGGAGATGCTCTTACCTGCGGCCTTCGCAATGGTAATCGGTATTCTTATCGTCTTTATCGGGCGCTTAACCTTAGCCAAGCTACCGAAAGTCAAAACCGTTGATGCTATTGCTACCGCAGGTTTGTTCGGTGCTGTGAGTGGCTCTACCCTCGCAGCAGCCCTGACGCTACTGGAAGCTGAAGGCATACAATACGAGCCATGGGCCTCGGCACTCTATCCCTTCATGGATATTCCGGCCCTGGTGACGGCGATCGTCTTAGCCAGCATTTATACTAGCAAGAAGCGCGCTACCACAGAGGACTATCTTAGTGAGCAACCCGTTACCGTAGGCGGATATCCCAGAGAGCAGCGCATTACCGCAAGCGGGTATCCTAGAGAAGAGTACCGTAGCGCAGCCAAGCGGGTCAGGATCTGGCCCATCGTCAAAGAAAGCCTCCAGGGTTCTGCCCTATCGGCACTGTTACTCGGCATCGCTATAGGCTTGCTAACTAGACCCGAAAGTGTCTATGAGAGCTTCTACCAACCCCTGTTCCGCGGTCTGCTTTCCATACTGATGCTAGTAATGGGTATGGAAGCCACAGCAAGGATTAACGAGCTGCGTAAAGTAGCCCAGTGGTACGCTATATATGGTTTCGTCGCGCCTCTGCTCCATGGGTTCATAGCCTTCGGTCTCGGCATGATTGCCCATATCATCACGGGATTTAGCATGGGTGGCGTCGTAATCCTAGCAGTCATCGCCTGCTCCAGTTCAGATATCTCAGGACCACCAACTTTACGAGCAGGTATCCCGTCAGCTAATCCCTCGGCATACATAGGCTCGTCCACAGCTGTAGGCACACCAGTTGCTATTGCCTTGGGAATACCCCTCTACATCGGTCTCGCCCAGGCGCTGATGGGAGGCTGATCCCAGACGGTTCACGGTCGGTACTCCCCTAGTCTGGTGACTAATGCGGCTACTATATTAAGATCTGCGTCGTCTCCATTCAAGGGGTTTGAGTAACCACCGAGCCAAAATTTAGGCTAAGAAATGTTTAAATTAAATTCTCTAACTAATTATACAGGTAAACCTATATAATCTTCAATATAAGCTATCTATACACATATTTCAACTAGCCAAGTAATCATGAAGAAAATTGTTACAATTCTAAATATTGAGCAATAAATGTTAAGATTACTAAAAATCTATTACAAGTAAAGCATTAAACCCTTGTCTCCTCGACTATCTGTCTGTATCTATGCGCCATCTGTGCAATTCGCTCAGTCTTTACGGGAAGTACTGAGTGATCAGCGCTATTCATTGACTTTCCAAGAGACTCCAGTTAAATTATTCGATTTCGTCAAAGCCAATAAAGAAAAAATAGACTGTCTCGTAGTAGTCAAAGATAATGAGCTACTACCGATGTTTAATCAATTATACGAAGATGGGACACTTTTACCTGTGTTGATCATAGATTCAGACGAAAAATTTAACCCTTCAGAACAGCAAAAATACCCTACACATCTTTATCATAGCGCCGAAATAGCTCTAGGTGTTGCTAAAATACCATATATAATCCCCCTAATTGATAATGCGATCGCCCAATTTCTCAATTTAGCTCCTAGTTCACAAATCAGTGAATCACCAACACAAAAGTATTCAGTCCCCATAAAAGAGTACAATCACAGTTTTTTGTTATTACAACAAAGACGCCTAGCAGAAAAACTCAAGGAACGTTTAGGGTATCTAGGTGTGTATTATAATCGTAATCCCAGGTTGTTTTATCGCAATCTTTCCTTAGAAGAGAAAGAAGAATTAATCGAGATGTTAGCTGAAGAATATCGTCTCATCATTCTCAGCTACTTTAGTGATGATCAAGAAACCAATAATTTAATTGACTTATTCGTTAACAGGGCTTTTTTTGCTGATATTTCAGTTTCTAAAGTTTTAGAAATTCACATGAAACTAATGGACGAATTTGCTCAACAACTTAAATTAGAAGGAAGAAACGAAGAAATTCTCCTAGATTATCGATTAGCCTTAATAGACATTATCGCCCATTTGTGTGAAATGTATCGACGTTCCATCCCCAGAGAAGACTTACCTTTTGAATTATGAAACAAATATATGCTAGACTAGATGTCTGTTTAATAGGAGACTTTTCCTAGCTAGAAAATACTTTTTAATGAGATGAACGCACTCAAAAAAACTTATGTATTAAAGCTTTACGTAGCTGGGAACACACCTAACTCAGTAAGAGCCTTAAAAATGCTCAAAAACATACTAGAGCAAGAATTTCAAGGTGTTTATGCTCTCAAGGTGATTGATGTTCTCAAAAATCCCCAACTCGCTGAAGAAGACAAAATACTAGCAACGCCTACATTAGCTAAAATACTACCACCTCCAGTCAGAAAAATTATCGGCGATCTCTCAGATCGTGAAAGAGTTTTAATCGGATTAGACTTACTCTATGAAGAAATCACCGAGAGAGATTTTGAACTGTAAAAAAACTCAGAAATAATGTCTAATAGATTAAATAACTTTTAACAACCCATTTTTTAATAATCTCGAATGAATCAACCAAATCCCGAAGGACAAGAAAAAGAAGAACTAGCAACTAAAGGAGTGCGCAAACTACGCACAATGATAGAGGGTTTCGACGAAATAAGTCACGGTGGAATTCCCATCGGTAGGACAACTCTAGTGAGTGGAACTTCCGGAACGGGAAAAACTCTGATTGCTGTTGAATTTCTATATAATGGGATAAAATACTTTGATTATCCTGGTTTATTCGTTACTTTTGAAGAATCTCCCGCGGATATCATTCAAAATGCTTATAGTTTTGGTTGGGATTTAGAACAACTGATTCACGATGGTAAACTATTTATACTTGATGCTTCACCAGATCCCGAAGGTCAAGAAGTAGTAGGTAACTTCGACTTGTCCGCCTTAATTGAGAGAATACAGTACGCTATACGTAAATATAAGGCTAAATTAGTATCTGTAGATTCAGTAACCGCAGTATTTCAACAATACGACCCAGCTTCAGTAGTCAGAAGAGAAATCTTCCGTCTGGTGGCTCGACTCAAACACCTTGGGGTGACCTCAATT from Gloeocapsa sp. DLM2.Bin57 includes:
- a CDS encoding sodium-dependent bicarbonate transport family permease, producing MDFLADFLKQFTTQLQSPTLAFLIGGGILAALNSQLVIPDAIYKFIVFMLLLKVGLSGGIAIRSANLAEMLLPAAFAMVIGILIVFIGRLTLAKLPKVKTVDAIATAGLFGAVSGSTLAAALTLLEAEGIQYEPWASALYPFMDIPALVTAIVLASIYTSKKRATTEDYLSEQPVTVGGYPREQRITASGYPREEYRSAAKRVRIWPIVKESLQGSALSALLLGIAIGLLTRPESVYESFYQPLFRGLLSILMLVMGMEATARINELRKVAQWYAIYGFVAPLLHGFIAFGLGMIAHIITGFSMGGVVILAVIACSSSDISGPPTLRAGIPSANPSAYIGSSTAVGTPVAIALGIPLYIGLAQALMGG
- a CDS encoding circadian clock protein KaiA yields the protein MSPRLSVCIYAPSVQFAQSLREVLSDQRYSLTFQETPVKLFDFVKANKEKIDCLVVVKDNELLPMFNQLYEDGTLLPVLIIDSDEKFNPSEQQKYPTHLYHSAEIALGVAKIPYIIPLIDNAIAQFLNLAPSSQISESPTQKYSVPIKEYNHSFLLLQQRRLAEKLKERLGYLGVYYNRNPRLFYRNLSLEEKEELIEMLAEEYRLIILSYFSDDQETNNLIDLFVNRAFFADISVSKVLEIHMKLMDEFAQQLKLEGRNEEILLDYRLALIDIIAHLCEMYRRSIPREDLPFEL
- the kaiB gene encoding circadian clock protein KaiB: MNALKKTYVLKLYVAGNTPNSVRALKMLKNILEQEFQGVYALKVIDVLKNPQLAEEDKILATPTLAKILPPPVRKIIGDLSDRERVLIGLDLLYEEITERDFEL